In Cheilinus undulatus linkage group 14, ASM1832078v1, whole genome shotgun sequence, the genomic stretch gccTTTTTGTAGCTGCTAGCGGGTTTAAGTCAGCTTGGGCTCaagcactttaaaaaatgtagtcatttttttgtttgccatgaaacaggaagtatttttttcagtcGTAAAACACCGATAGAGCCCTGAATCTTAGCGgagttttaaatgtaatatgAACACGAAAACtaaatgtttgtgttcattgtttttgttctttgatgTTCAAGTCAGTTCAAGGTCAAGTTACATCAAAAAACGTAGacttggtgattttttttgttcgccatgaaacaggaagttgattTTTCAGAGTCTGTTTGACTCATTTGAATCAACTCTATTAAGATTCATGGCTCTACCAGTGttttaagactgaaaaaaactacctcctgtttcatggtgaactAAAAATTGCCatagctacatttcttgatgtgAAAAGAGCTTGAACTCACTGGCAGTTGTAAAAAAAGGCTACTTAAAACAATGACCTTTACTTAAATTTTTCATGTTAACATTATATTTGTGGAAAGTTAATTCAATTTTAAGAGACTGATTTTAACCCAACCATTAACGTAATAAATCCCTGCAAATGTAATAGTTATTACATTGGCCCGTTACTCATTCAGCCTTGTTGCTTCAAAGTAagttttttcaaataattttgaCACTTAGATTCTAAAAATTTACGGCCCTTTTTTTGATCTAGCCTTTGCTAAATAAGGGGACAATCCTTTTCAGTAGAAGCTAACTAGTAAAGCCTTCTAAATTTTCTCCAATATCTCTGACTGTTGTTATTAATTATGGACGAAGGAAAGTACACCACATGCTGTTATTTTCTTTGCCAGCATTCCtcaatctttgtttttcttctcttataATCTCATGGATTAAATTTGCCTGTATGAGCCATCCTTACGGAAATCTTGGACCAATAATAGAATCAGAAAAAAGAGCTTGTATTTCTCCAGATGTTCACCATGATCTACTTCCTGTAGAATCTTTTCCTTTGGTCCTTTTACAGATTTTCAgagaaaatcaaataaaaagaacTTGGTTAAAGACAAAAGCCATtgcagtgaaagtaaaagttACAAGTCTGctcaaaagtttttaaattaattccAGATCCTATTCAGTTTAAATCTGCTTGTAATTTCAACATGCACAACCCATAAAGCCTATAATGTTTAAGATTTTCATTATTCCTGTTAATACAATGTTAACTTGGGTCAATTCTTTAAGGGAAGATACttggttactgcataggaatgTGATGTTTACATGCAGCACATTACAAAACAGCTGCTGCCTTTATTGAAGACGTTGGTTCAAGCACAAGGAGGAAAAAGCGAACAAGCTCAGCACCTCGAGTATTCTGAGAGTTTTTAGTCTTATGAACAAACTTCAGCATCATTTAACCTTCAGAGCTTGAGAGTCATCACAGAAAGACATCTATGCCGCAATGAATGtctcctcattttgtcttttaattttatcaaaaacaccaacaaacagCTCTGTTTAAAGGCatatctgatttattttctgtttcctACAGTCAGTCTTacatttgttttgctttgtacCACTGTCATATCAATGATTGTCCTGACTGGtttgtaattttctttattCCACTGGGCGATCCAGTTGTTAAGTGCTATGGTGGGCGTCAGAACAAGGAGTACATGACTTATCGTAAAGCTTAAAACTtgaaggagggaatgttttattgaacaaatgaatgaatgttcAGCAGTCAATAAAACTGGTTGACAATTTTAACAACTTTGTCTGGTCTTTTTTAGAAACTTTGAACTTTTAAGAGGATTCTACGGAAGCCCATTAGTGCAAAGATGAGATGATagacattaaagaaaaaagatcacGATAGATTAAATTAATTGacttttaatattatttattaagCAGTATATAGCTTTTTATAGTTTTTACATGTTACAAGGAGCAGGGAAAAATCAAAACTTCTTCCTACTACTTTACATACATGCACTGTTAGCTTTGTGATAACTATCCCAgcctaaaaaaaatgaattcctTGTAtgggcagatatgaaaatttagAGGAGATTTACAACTGAaattttggtgataaaaatctatatcagctgtcaaaAATTGGCCAACCAACAAATAAGTTAGaagagttttaggctggatcaACATACCTATGTTTGAAGttgaagtcttttctttttttcatcatcatttcttacACTTCAAAGTTTAAGGACTGAAAATTTAGgcctgaactacatttaaagtGATATCTGTattgactaaaaatattttctaaatattggcaaaaatctaatattgtgcttcGACCAGTGGTTCACAACCTTTTTTACGCAAAGCCCCCTCTGTATTTCTATCCAAGAAGGACccaaatgaggaaaaaaagtgatgCATTGCTGTTGAAATTAAcatttgcttttgttgttttatttcttaaactCTAAGAAAATAggtctgcatgtttttattacTAATAGACCAATTTATAACAtgcataaaaagtgtttttcttgATTTGAGTTCATATTTGACatcctcagagcagacaaagtgTTGTGACCCCTCCTACGGTTCCTGGGACCCAATGCCTTCGGTGACAGATTTCTGGAAGAGTTCCTGAGCCTATGCAGGGATTTCCAGCagagaatcatgcctgtttgtgatgcagtgctgcctgagggtcCGAAGATCACGAACATCCAATATTGACATTCTGCCTGGTCTCTTGCTCACAGAGagttctccagattctctaaatGTTTATGCTGttgaaaaaaattctgaaattgttccacagaTTTTAATTGGATTGGTGAACCTttacccatctttacttctgggAGACTCTTGCTGCACAATGCTCctacagcagtttttttttttaagtaccacttacttttccaggcTTCTGCTGtcccatcccaacttttttgagatgtgttgctgccatcaaattcaaaatgagctaatatttttcattaatattgtgtctcagtttcaacaacttctgatatgctgtttattttctattataaataaaatgtttgggttttttttagatttgcaaatcattgcattctgcttctatttacattttacacggTGTTCCAACTTTTTGGAGTTGAGGTTATAACTTCGCTATCCTAATCAAAATGAGGAAGTTACTGCTGACCCTaagtttttctttaacagaTTTTACAGTTTGCTCACCAGTAGTTGTCGCAGACTCCGTAAACGGCTTTAGCGCCACATGACGTCTTGACGTCACCAGGATGCACTGTGGTTCACATGTCGACAGGTTTTACTATCAGTTCACAAAGTGGAGCCGGTGACCATGGCTGAGGATGTGGTTGTACCCGAGGAGAATTTAATAAGCAGTCTGACTCTTTTGGTGAACTGGGGAAAAGTTCTTTTAGATGAAGCTAAAAGACAAGCAGCAGGTAGGACTACTGTAAATAAATTATATACTTCCGGTGATGAACTTCATTAGCAATTTAGCGGTTGAAAGTTTTTTAGTTTCTTAGAAAAGTTAACAGTTTGTAGGAGGCAAATATTATAATATGTGAACTTTTTTAAGTCTTATGAGTAATTCGGCATTCATAATACACAAAATAATGCttatattcatgttttaataaCGCTGTACGTAACTGCTTTAAGTGCGTACTGTTACGGTCACTGACGGTAGCCGACAAcgtacaaacaaaaaaaaaaaagactaaattttCCGCTAGTTTGCGTGAACAACTACAGTATAACAAAGCCGAATCGAGAATATCGCTTAGTTATTGTTTTATAGCgtcagcatgtttttatttcttatattaTACTCTCAGTAAGCGACAGACTGTAAAAATGCATAGAAAATAGACGAAGATCGCTACAGCACTGATTAACCGTCAAAGATGCGTAAAACCTTTGTTATGTGCCTAGATATTCAATGTGACCATGTTTTACTGTTACCATGTAatacaaacatgttttataaCCGTTACAATAACTGTTACAGTCTTCATGAATGAACAGGCCTTCTTTGACTATTTCATTAATTGGTTGTAACACATGCTTTTATAAGTTCTAAAAGTAGATCAGTGTGATCAAACCACAGGATTAAAAGACCTGCTGGCATGAACGAGAGTGGTGTAATTTAATCCTTGTCATGCCTACTGCCAACACAATGATATTGCACAAATCCAGCTCACCAATAACTATGGCCCTTTGTTTCCTCCACACAGAATCCCTGGAGGATTTTGTCCCACATAAGATCAGCACGTTGTTCGGCCTCATCACAGCCGGGGCAGACTTCTACAGAAGGTAAGATACCCTCAGCACCTGCAGAATATGCTGAAGTTTAAATAAGTTAACTTGCAGTTTTTATCCCAAAATTGCTGTATTTCTGAACTGTGAATTAAATGCATGTTTCATTGCTTGTGTGCAGCCTTGGAGTGAAGAAGAAGAGCGAAGCAGAGGCCATATGGCAGAAGTCTTATCAGTAAGTATCAGGATATAAACCTATAAAGTCATAATGACACAGAAGGTATGAAGAAAGGCATTTAGCTCTGGATGGGCAGGTAATTACAAAGCCGTACAGACTGTTAAAAGCATTTATGGATAATAAACTTGAGGCTAAATACCATCACTGGTTTGTGGTTATTTCAAATGTcaacagtttttcatttctgATCAAAGTACGATGTCATCGGTGGAGCATATAGCCCCACCCTAAATGACTGGAGATAATAGACTGAGGTGGAAGAAGTACACAACTATTTTACTTATGTAAATGTACTGTTATTCCAGTTGAATTTTACTTAAGTTAAAGTACTGGTCTCTAGATCTGCTcgagtaaaagtaaaatatatctaatttaacattactttaagtactgagtagttACTGAGGAGTAGTACAGTAAAACACGCTATTTCCTTATTTCCTTATTGAgaacaacaagaaaacagacCAACCAAGTTGTTCAGGTAAGTCACACAATAAAATcgacagtgttaattaaactcatatagcgttaaatttaacactttaaagctGTCTGTATCAGTCACAactacatatagttaaactaaACTTTTGAAAGTTAAATACCTAATCtgacagtacttttacttttaattaagTAATTTTcgaccaaagtaactgtacttgtGCTTGGGTAAACCCTAACCCATAGTCGTGTACTTTCTCCACCCTTGGATTATATAACTGGATTAACTTGATTTCATGGCTTGATCAGAAGTGATAAAACATAAAAGGAAGGACAGGTGTTAGTGCTGAATGTCCCTGTGTGATCTgatcatccatccattgtcttatcccattgggggtcacaggggggGCTGAAGCCTCATAAGGCGAGAGGTGAGTTACACCCCGGACTGATTCCTGTGAATTGCAGGACTAATATATAGAAACAGACAagcaggcacgctcacacttaCGGCCAATccagagtcaccaattaacctgaaGCCAGAATACCTGCAGGGAACTAACGCATGCAAACTCTCCACCCCAAGGCCCTGACTgagaagcgaaccaggaaccttcttgcttcttgtatcaaaaataaaactgtctctGATGTTACAAGCTCAGACAGATAGCACAATGCACCACTCTTAAATCAATCTCTGTTTGTATTGCATTTTTCACAGGAGATTAGGTAAAAGCATACAAACAAAATAActatatgatataaaaaatgagataaaacagaataaaaagaagctaacataataaaaacactaaCAGCTCAATAAGAtttactaaaataaataaacacatgaagAAAACGTTGtgaataatgataaaataagaGGATAAACTACTAAAGACAATCCTGAAATTAAAATGGAGTGCgataaaatctaaaatactaagatagatgaagatgatgatctCAAATTTCATTGAAAGCCAGACTTACAGGGAAATCTaagttttttaaacaaaagaacaaaaaaacattaccaTTAGGTGCTGCCCTCAGGTCTTCTGGTTAGCTGTTCAAAAGAAGGGGCCGTTGTGATAAAAAGAAGCCTTGCTGTATGTTTTAGTTTAGTCCTGACTGTTAACAGAGCACTTCCTGAAGACCTGATGGCTCTACTGGACTCATAGGGTAAAGGCAAATCTGACAAATAAGAAGGGCAAAGACCATTAAGAGCTGTAAAAACCAATGAAAGGATCTGAAGAACAATTCTAAAACAAACAAGGAGCCAATTCATCCTCATCAAAAAGAGATGGTTTTCTCAGAAATGTTCTAAATGATTGTTTACTTGTTTTTAGCTAAGCATAAAATCAGGGAGGTCATATTTTGTGCATTGGGCAATAaaagcagcatgctttactCCTGTCAATTAACACATTACTATGACTCATGAGTCGTttgcatgaaaaacaaaagtctGTTTCTATAGTAAGCTTAGAACATAATAGCCTAtgacaagtaaaaaaaatatttatttttggactttttatttagaaaggtCAGTGATTAGTAACCAAAATAGGAATGAGAGAGCAGGGAATGGCATGCAGGGAAGGAGCCACTGCTAGGACATTTGTGTCCCTGTAGAAACCTTTGTTAATGGGCCAAGCCTAAATTGTAATCCTTGTGCCGTGCCTGTTAGCATATTTGTGCTATATTGTTCGGTCCAAAGTaatcaatcattgtcaaaaACCTCCTAAAACACAACGACTAACACAAAGGATTGTAATGATTATGGCAGATACAGTAAGTGTGGTTTATGACTGTCTTATAGTTAAATAATGTTTGGATATGACACAGATGTTTATGTTTTCCAGCCATGCAGCAGTGAGAGAGCAAGTGGATGAGCTTCTGCAGTTGGAGGTCTGTATATGTGATCATATTTACTCAGTTACTATTGGTATAAGAACAGAATTTCAGGTGGTGTCTCTGTATGACCTACAAGAGCAAACAAGACAATCAGCCACAAGAATTAAATtcttttatattcattttactTCCTGAACAGCTGTCACAGGGAACGATAAGTTATTCACTCATCAGTTACTATAGTTATACCTGGTCAACTGTTGGCTAATGCAAAATTATATAATCAGcaaatcacatggcagcaaccaatgaaattaggcatgtagacatggtcaagaagGTCTGATGAAGTTCAAAACAAGCATGgtatgcacaatattattggcatgatttCGATACTGGCagaaaatagctgcaaaaataaaGTAACAGTATCGGCAGAGGTGAAAATCTCTGCTGTGGGTCTAGTGTAGCTCAGTTAGAGCAGTGATCAGCCGATTaaaggtgcatctcaaaaataagaatatataaaaagttatttttttcccctgttaTCTAATTCcaaaagtgaaacttccatatattctagattcatctgatataaagtgaaatatttcaagactttttgtttaaatcttgatgatGACAGTTTATGGCTAGATTGTTATTTAgacctaaaataaagaaaaaagtggtcaaatcAATCAAGAAAGAAGTTTTTGTAAAATCAAATAAGCTTTTGTATTTATTCCAGTAATAAAAGCAGTTGAGGGTTATCTGCCGAActtattttggctgtgtttgtcGTTCAGACTGAGTGGGACTCCTTCCTGGAGGGCGTGGACAGAGATCTGCAGACGACAGACAGACGGCTCTCAGGAGCGAAGACAGCTGACCACCTGAGCCCTGAAACCGCGCTCACTGATGCACGGAGTGGAAAGTAGGTACAAAACGACGTTCAACATGAGACTCACAATGTCTAACAGATGTTTAACAGCCAACCAAAAACAGTCCACACTGTCAgcttgtgtttaaatgtttttgttgtttttttatcccCCAACCTTGGATAGACACATGCTGCTCATTAGTTCAATTATTAAATTACAATTCAAcacttttgttttattattaaatgtAGTGTTGTTGTGTCTGCCCACAGAAGTGTGACTCTGGGTGACTATCTGAATCAGGGGCAGAAGCTGCTGCTGGTTCTCATCAGACATTTTGGATGACTGCCATGACGAGACCACTTGGCCGAGCTGGAGGCCAGTCAGGTCGGTTTACCTTCAAGCCAAAAGTCATTACTGATTcatacaaataataaaaaataataaccactttaaTATGTTATTGTATCACTGCATTTCTCAGCAAAACTGCAGGTTGAATTTGATTAACAGTGAATTTttagacaacaacaaaaaaaagtctactCAAACTTTAAACAATTTGCCCAGTAGACTCCATATCAATGATCATGCTTGTCATGTATGACAGCTCTTTTTCTGAAACTGTgaactgctgctgtcttggccatcGTGCTGATAAACTGTCTGATATCACTCTATTTTAGTCCAAAAGGGAGAAttcttcacttttattttgagataATTTTGTCCCTGTTGCTGCAAATGGCACGTGTTTGTGGGAAGGTTGTTTTCTGAataaattttgaaatttcactttcaattttttaaagggCCGGTAGTTCACTCtgcaaaaaatttaaatcagactctacaaaaacaaaatcatgcatcaaaatcaatttgtTGATGAGTATTGACAAGTCCAAGactttatatatatttttaaatccctgcccaaaattatatattatatagaaAGGAACTAATTTTCTGTGTGTGATTTTCATATAAAGAATCACTAGGAGTGTTGCATATTTGTAGTTATTCGATGTGCCAGTATTTATAAAGTAATTATAGCTGATCCCAGCACAGAGATTTTATTGTAGTTCAGGGTTAAATTTCAGCCCTTAAAATctactttaaagtgtaaagaatGGTGTTGAATAAAGACGAACACTCCAGCTGATGTCGGTCTCTTGGTCCAGCCCAAAACTCCACTAATGCATTTTattgtacagccaatatttacagctaatataggcagattttatagtcaaaatactgtttttaaatatctgctCATATcaatatttcccctttaaagcTATTATcttctgatactgatatcatgctcaaagtgttgtgcatccctaacaGTGACACCATGTATTCCAGCGGGCACTTCAGGAGGCCAAATctttaaatattgaaaatttgGTAGTTTTGATCAGGACTGGAATTGATTGAAAGATTTAagacagaaaagcagaaaaatattaatCAGTACATACATGCATGTACGCATTCACAATGCATGTATGTAGGGGTACATGCCATATCTAGGACTATGCTGGCATCCACCTGACATTAATATTTTACAACATCACTCattttctgtgacttttttcatttacacAGCTATTACTCCATGTAGCCAAACTgtcctttaaagggttaaactcccaaaatattcaaatatttggtGGCTTTTGTCAGGAGTGACGTTGATGAAAAGAATCCATCTAAAAAgctgtgtgtgtaggtgtgtgtgtgtgtttgtgtgtgtgtggagtaaATGTTTTTAGATGGCTTATCAGTGTAGTGTATTTGAATAATACACAGGggttaaaattgatttaatgtCTATTAAAGGCACTATATTTTTCAGGtttaacttccttttttttttttttttttaagtaaaaaattgaaatatataATGCAGGAAGGAAAACAACTGCAGTGCTGTCTTGGCCTAGAcactctttaattttctttttttttatcccattgaggttttcctggtttaATTAGGGTTACATAATTAACcctcatttaaaaaagaaaaccaatcCATTTACCAAAACTGTCAAGaaatatgttgatttttttcttcatgcgctgcaaaacagtggaatgtttttttccaaagtgtCACTCAGCCAAGCAGCCGCTGCATATTTTCTTCTAGAAAAATGGATTAATGTCATTTGAAGAAAGATGTGGAAAGGGACAGCTCATTAAGAAGCACATAAATTTCCTTGGCCTGGCTTTAATGGGAgtcattaattttaaatttatgtcctttttaaatgtttctgtaggCTCTCCTAGATGCTCGGTCACTGAAGGTCTTGGTGATCTCTTTTGGTGGTGTGGAGGGAGCGAAGTTGTGGTTGGAACAGACTGGATGTACTTATGACATGCTGCTGGATCCCCAGAGAAAGGTCTGGATTCAACACTGAAAATGCAGTATGAAAGAGGAATTCATGGACTTTTAAATCCCTGATTTGTTTTAGATGTATGCAAAGGTGACTTAAAACAATAAGATTACTATATTGTTTTGTCTATATACGGAAGTTTAagagaaaaattaaactgtGACTCAGCACAAACATCCTGAGGGAAACAGAGGTTCCAACAGCTGTTTGATGATTTCTCATGAAATTCCCAGTAAGCTGAGCCTCTAAACCTTTCTCTCTGACAAGTCAACTTCCAGATGTGAGCAGATGAAGGGTAATCTACCAAATATGAAGATTTTCCACATGCCACAGAGTCAAACATGGCATCTGTTTGTGTTAAACACCAGATTTGGTCATCCAGTTGATACTTCTAATAAGTTTAAATCCAAAGTGGACGCATTTTTCCCTTCTGTGCTTATGTTCTTCTAAAACTGCAACTGTAATTATATTTCACAGAATTGTTCACTTTTTATTACAGTAATCATCCTCCATCTTCCACAGATATACAGGAGTTTCGGCCTGGGGTCGTCCTACGCTAAGGTGATGAAGTTCAGCTGCCTGCTGCAGTACTCGGAGTACTTAGCTGTTGGAAAAGACTTTCCTGACGTCCCCCCTCGCCTGATGGTGGATCTTTACCAGGTACAAATGGATGACTATGCTAAAAATTAGTACATATTTGTTTTCATAGCCTGAATAATTGATATAAACTAAGAGAAAATAGGCTGAAATAATGTAGACACAGGCAAAGAGGTGGAGCTTCAGTAGGGTCATCAGGCAGACGCTACAACACGTTCAACTTTTTTGTCAGAGCAGCATTCAGGTTTGGCAAATTTATGCAAAACTCTTATCCTGAAGTTATCGAATCAGAGgtaataaaaacatcttttttttgttgttgttttaccaATAAAAATCAGctaaagagactaaaatggatTCTTACACCAGGCTGA encodes the following:
- the selenol gene encoding selenoprotein L, whose translation is MAEDVVVPEENLISSLTLLVNWGKVLLDEAKRQAAESLEDFVPHKISTLFGLITAGADFYRSLGVKKKSEAEAIWQKSYHHAAVREQVDELLQLETEWDSFLEGVDRDLQTTDRRLSGAKTADHLSPETALTDARSGKSVTLGDYLNQGQKLLLVLIRHFGULPURDHLAELEASQALLDARSLKVLVISFGGVEGAKLWLEQTGCTYDMLLDPQRKIYRSFGLGSSYAKVMKFSCLLQYSEYLAVGKDFPDVPPRLMVDLYQMGGDFVLNEAGKVLLSHPSENPHDRPTVMGILQAVDPSKL